A genome region from Triticum aestivum cultivar Chinese Spring chromosome 2B, IWGSC CS RefSeq v2.1, whole genome shotgun sequence includes the following:
- the LOC123040361 gene encoding putative germin-like protein 2-2 — MKIASYLCIKFYIVAEDFFFSGLHLAGNTANKQGSAVTAVNVVQIGGLNTMGISLVRIDYAPNGLNPPHTHPRSTEILTVLEGCLHVGFVTSDPENRHFTKVLAKGDVFVFPKGLVHYQFNNGNTHAVAIAALSSQNPGVITVANAVFVSEPAISDDVITKAFQVEKNTVDWIQAQF, encoded by the coding sequence ATGAAAAtagcatcatatctctgcatcaaGTTCTACATCGTCGCCGAGGACTTCTTCTTCTCCGGCCTCCATCTGGCCGGCAACACGGCCAACAAGCAGGGTTCCGCGGTGACCGCCGTCAACGTCGTGCAGATCGGCGGTCTTAACACCATGGGCATCTCCCTCGTCCGCATCGACTACGCGCCGAACGGCCTCAACCCTCCTCACACCCACCCACGCTCCACCGAGATCTTGACCGTGCTAGAGGGTTGTCTCCACGTCGGCTTCGTCACCTCGGACCCTGAGAACCGACACTTCACCAAGGTTCTCGCCAAGGGAGACGTGTTTGTGTTCCCCAAGGGCCTCGTCCATTACCAGTTCAATAATGGGAATACACATGCGGTGGCCATCGCGGCACTGAGCAGCCAGAACCCCGGAGTGATCACGGTAGCCAATGCGGTGTTTGTGTCGGAGCCTGCCATCTCAGATGATGTTATTACCAAGGCCTTCCAGGTGGAGAAGAACACGGTAGATTGGATCCAAGCACAGTTCTAA